Proteins encoded by one window of Arachis hypogaea cultivar Tifrunner chromosome 1, arahy.Tifrunner.gnm2.J5K5, whole genome shotgun sequence:
- the LOC112799433 gene encoding uncharacterized protein isoform X1, with amino-acid sequence MREEVLSPNASQPLEELRSSSSPRRGKRSCSRRTSHCRASWLPMKEPREPLPSRRRGTRERGAVSVVAVTAVDSQEIQGNPSSGLILFWFSCKGNWCTSRSKGQTLRNGGLFRPDETNALQGKLDETNALLVKERENVEKVTIEATPVIQEKEIIVEDTAKIDALTVEVERLNGPRIWMVKNLKMHHFYFL; translated from the exons ATGAGAGAGGAGGTGCTGTCACCAAACGCGTCGCAGCCGCTGGAGGAGCTTCGCTCTTCGTCGTCGCCGAGGAGGGGAAAGAGGAGCTGCTCCCGTCGCACCAGTCACTGTCGTGCTTCTTGGTTGCCGATGAAGGAGCCGCGAGAACCGTTGCCGTCGCGAAGGAGGGGGACGCGCGAGAGGGGAGCCGTCAGTGTTGTCGCCGTCACAGCTGTTGA TTCTCAGGAAATCCAAGGAAATCCAAGTTCTGGGTTGATTCTTTTCTGGTTCA GCTGCAAGGGAAACTGGTGCACTTCAAGAAGCAAAGGACAAACTTTAAGAAACGGTGGACTTTTTAGACCTGATGAAACCAATGCTCTGCAGGGTAAACTTGATGAAACCAATGCTTTGCTTGTCAAGGAGCGAGAGAATGTAGAGAAGGTTACCATCGAAGCAACTCCAGTTATCCAAGAAAAGGAGATTATTGTTGAAGACACTGCAAAGATTGATGCACTAACAGTGGAAGTTGAGAGGCTAAAT GGACCCAGAATTTGGATGGTGAAGAATCTGAAGATGCATCACTTCTACTTTCTGTAG
- the LOC112799470 gene encoding protein IRX15-LIKE encodes MKNTNNNNNNTKLILLHPYIQKQGSSNRLWLLAFISIFTLAFLVTLIYTRETYSITATTSHVITSSTPISTINVPLPSTVINTLLHYASKSNDTYHMQYSDLKSISDVLRKCSSPCNFLIFGLTGETLLWKALNHNGRTVFIDENRYYAAYIEEKHPELDVFDVQYTTKRSEMKELIASAKEQASNECKPVQNLLFSDCKLGLNDLPNHVYEVDWDVILVDGPRGDWPDAPGRMSAIFTASVLARSKKGGNPKTHVFLHDYFGEVERVCGDEFLCKENLVEATETLGHFVLEKMDERSFHYCKNDNSSSSPSTSS; translated from the coding sequence ATGAAGaacacaaacaacaacaacaacaacacaaaACTCATCCTCCTCCACCCTTACATCCAGAAACAAGGAAGCTCCAATCGTCTATGGCTCCTCGCTTTCATTTCAATCTTCACACTCGCTTTTCTCGTAACACTAATCTACACAAGAGAAACATATTCAATCACTGCCACAACCTCACACGTCATAACATCTTCAACACCAATTAGCACAATCAATGTTCCTCTTCCTTCCACAGTCATCAACACTCTTCTCCACTACGCTTCCAAATCCAACGACACATACCACATGCAGTATTCAGATCTCAAATCAATCTCCGATGTCCTCCGAAAGTGTTCTTCACCATGCAACTTCCTCATTTTTGGCCTCACTGGTGAGACTCTGCTCTGGAAAGCCCTCAATCATAACGGAAGAACGGTTTTCATCGACGAGAATCGCTACTACGCTGCGTATATCGAAGAGAAGCACCCAGAGCTCGACGTTTTCGACGTGCAATACACGACGAAGCGAAGTGAGATGAAGGAGCTTATAGCTTCGGCTAAAGAGCAGGCTTCCAATGAGTGCAAGCCGGTGCAGAATCTTTTGTTCTCTGATTGCAAGCTTGGCCTTAATGACCTTCCAAACCATGTTTACGAGGTTGATTGGGATGTTATCTTGGTGGACGGTCCCCGTGGGGACTGGCCTGATGCTCCTGGCCGGATGTCAGCGATTTTCACCGCTAGCGTCCTGGCCAGGAGCAAGAAGGGCGGGAACCCAAAGACTCATGTCTTCTTGCATGACTATTTTGGGGAAGTTGAAAGGGTTTGTGGTGATGAGTTTCTTTGCAAGGAGAATTTGGTTGAGGCAACCGagactttgggacattttgtgtTGGAAAAGATGGATGAGAGGAGTTTCCACTATTGCAAGAATGATAATAGCTCATCGTCTCCTTCTACTTCTTCGTAA
- the LOC112799433 gene encoding uncharacterized protein isoform X2: protein MREEVLSPNASQPLEELRSSSSPRRGKRSCSRRTSHCRASWLPMKEPREPLPSRRRGTRERGAVSVVAVTAVDSQEIQGNPSSGLILFWFSCKGNWCTSRSKGQTLRNGGLFRPDETNALQGKLDETNALLVKERENVEKVTIEATPVIQEKEIIVEDTAKIDALTVEVERLNDYGQG from the exons ATGAGAGAGGAGGTGCTGTCACCAAACGCGTCGCAGCCGCTGGAGGAGCTTCGCTCTTCGTCGTCGCCGAGGAGGGGAAAGAGGAGCTGCTCCCGTCGCACCAGTCACTGTCGTGCTTCTTGGTTGCCGATGAAGGAGCCGCGAGAACCGTTGCCGTCGCGAAGGAGGGGGACGCGCGAGAGGGGAGCCGTCAGTGTTGTCGCCGTCACAGCTGTTGA TTCTCAGGAAATCCAAGGAAATCCAAGTTCTGGGTTGATTCTTTTCTGGTTCA GCTGCAAGGGAAACTGGTGCACTTCAAGAAGCAAAGGACAAACTTTAAGAAACGGTGGACTTTTTAGACCTGATGAAACCAATGCTCTGCAGGGTAAACTTGATGAAACCAATGCTTTGCTTGTCAAGGAGCGAGAGAATGTAGAGAAGGTTACCATCGAAGCAACTCCAGTTATCCAAGAAAAGGAGATTATTGTTGAAGACACTGCAAAGATTGATGCACTAACAGTGGAAGTTGAGAGGCTAAAT GATTATGGACAAGGTTAA